The following coding sequences lie in one Frigoribacterium sp. SL97 genomic window:
- a CDS encoding phage holin family protein, producing the protein MSDDDKQADAGFAGRFRDQLGSRAIEPLIKAVRTELRSARDEIAGRARDARSGAVLLAVGSVLAIVTVILLAGTAVALLALALPIWAAALITFAVFAVVTAVLVAVGLKGVRRGVPPVPVDTVKNLTSSTD; encoded by the coding sequence ATGAGCGACGACGACAAGCAGGCCGACGCAGGCTTCGCCGGCAGGTTCCGCGACCAGCTCGGCAGCCGGGCGATCGAGCCCCTCATCAAGGCCGTCCGCACCGAACTGCGGTCGGCGCGCGACGAGATCGCCGGCCGGGCACGGGACGCGCGGTCCGGCGCCGTGCTGCTCGCCGTCGGATCCGTCCTCGCGATAGTGACCGTGATCCTCCTGGCCGGCACCGCCGTCGCCCTGCTGGCCCTGGCCCTGCCCATCTGGGCCGCCGCGCTCATCACGTTCGCCGTCTTCGCGGTCGTCACCGCGGTGCTCGTCGCCGTAGGCCTGAAGGGCGTCAGGCGGGGCGTCCCGCCGGTGCCCGTCGACACGGTGAAGAACCTCACCTCGTCGACCGACTAG
- the aqpZ gene encoding aquaporin Z codes for MPRTTPASRSTKEQRTQHAETYAPLARYASEAFGAFLLVVGGVGTAVFASSFPDDGNALGVGFLGVALAFGLSVMAGIYAVGHISGGHFNPAVTVGFALARRTPWSSVPGYVVAQLVGAAAGASVVALVAADGPAGYFAAARDSGFASNSFGASSPGGFGLGAVLVTEIVLTAVFVGVILSVTAKGEYKALAPLAIGLTLTLIHLISIPVSNTSVNPARSLAAALYGGPDALAQVWVFFVAPLVGGALAGLAHRVLRRRA; via the coding sequence ATGCCTCGCACCACACCCGCCAGCCGGTCCACGAAAGAACAGCGCACGCAGCACGCCGAGACCTACGCGCCCCTCGCGCGGTACGCCTCCGAGGCGTTCGGGGCCTTCCTCCTCGTCGTCGGAGGCGTGGGCACGGCCGTGTTCGCGTCGTCGTTCCCGGACGACGGCAACGCGCTCGGGGTCGGCTTCCTCGGCGTGGCCCTGGCGTTCGGCCTGAGCGTGATGGCCGGCATCTACGCCGTCGGCCACATCTCGGGCGGCCACTTCAACCCGGCCGTGACGGTCGGCTTCGCCCTGGCCCGTCGGACCCCGTGGTCGAGCGTGCCCGGCTACGTCGTCGCGCAGCTCGTCGGAGCGGCCGCCGGAGCCAGCGTCGTGGCGCTCGTCGCCGCCGACGGCCCCGCCGGCTACTTCGCCGCGGCCCGGGACTCGGGCTTCGCCTCGAACAGCTTCGGCGCGTCGTCGCCCGGCGGTTTCGGCCTCGGAGCCGTCCTCGTCACCGAGATCGTGCTGACGGCCGTGTTCGTCGGCGTGATCCTGTCGGTAACCGCCAAGGGTGAGTACAAGGCCCTGGCGCCCCTGGCCATCGGCCTGACCCTGACGCTGATCCACCTGATCAGCATCCCCGTGAGCAACACGTCGGTGAACCCCGCCCGCTCGCTGGCGGCCGCCCTCTACGGCGGCCCCGACGCCCTGGCCCAGGTCTGGGTCTTCTTCGTGGCACCCCTGGTCGGCGGCGCCCTGGCGGGCCTGGCCCACCGCGTCCTGCGCCGTCGCGCCTGA
- a CDS encoding FadR/GntR family transcriptional regulator, whose amino-acid sequence MPAYPESDPTSLDLELEMVPRGTAVSEVVKQLVALLTAGELTPGSRLPPERQLAERLGVGRSAVREALAALEILGIVTVRPGSGTYLRDQTSELLPTTLSWGLMLNAARTRELIEVRGGLEIQAAAYAAERATDADVDALRGYIEVMADSLEDLDAFLQADIRFHLQIAVSADNVVLKDLLQSTRSLLRLWVERGLTEKDQAEAAYREHRAVFRAIEARDPDAALAAMRDHMATAADRVRSATVV is encoded by the coding sequence GTGCCGGCATACCCAGAGAGCGACCCCACGAGCCTCGATCTCGAGCTCGAGATGGTCCCGCGCGGCACCGCGGTCAGCGAGGTCGTCAAGCAGCTCGTGGCCCTCCTGACGGCCGGCGAACTGACCCCCGGGTCGCGCCTCCCACCCGAGCGGCAGCTCGCCGAACGTCTCGGCGTCGGGCGGTCGGCCGTCCGCGAGGCCCTGGCCGCCCTCGAGATCCTCGGCATCGTCACGGTGCGTCCGGGCTCGGGCACCTACCTGCGCGACCAGACCTCGGAGTTGCTGCCGACCACGCTCAGCTGGGGTCTCATGCTGAACGCGGCACGCACGCGCGAGCTCATCGAGGTCCGGGGCGGGCTCGAGATCCAGGCCGCCGCCTACGCCGCCGAGCGGGCCACGGACGCCGACGTCGACGCCCTGCGGGGGTACATCGAGGTGATGGCCGACTCGCTCGAGGACCTCGACGCGTTCCTCCAGGCCGACATCCGGTTCCACCTGCAGATCGCCGTCAGCGCCGACAACGTCGTGCTCAAGGACCTCCTGCAGAGCACCCGGTCGCTGCTGCGCCTCTGGGTCGAACGCGGGCTCACCGAGAAGGACCAGGCCGAGGCCGCGTACCGCGAACACCGGGCCGTCTTCCGTGCGATCGAGGCACGCGATCCCGACGCCGCGCTCGCCGCGATGCGCGACCACATGGCCACCGCCGCCGACCGCGTCCGGAGCGCCACGGTCGTCTAG
- a CDS encoding MFS transporter produces MDTTTRTSAPQSAVEKSAIKKVAVRLVPFVALMFFINYLDRTAIGFAAPNGMESDLALSAAQFGFASGVFFIGYILLEVPSNLALHKFGARKWLARIMVTWGIVALLFTWVQNFEQLVALRFLLGVMEAGFFPGAILFLSLWVPAAHRSKILALFYLAQPLTTVIGAPLAGWLISHDGVFFGLEGWRFMFMGVAIPAIVVGIVAWFYLKDKPADAKWLTKEEQVWLTQALVKEASTKTGAVSTTGKHPGLGVVFKNGRVWMLSFIYFGFIYGLYALAFFLPTIIGGFQEQFGTEFTVTQRGFITAIPYVPAAIALYFWSRDASRRGLKTWHIVIPAVVGGLSIPLALYAQSPALTIAVIAVTAMAIFAALPNFWTLPTQFLTGAAAAAGIALINTVGNLAGFSAPYITGLVTDVTGDYRVPMFIVGFFMLLSAALMIALSRMKKPEGTLSPREQADLAATAGLD; encoded by the coding sequence GTGGACACCACCACCCGAACGAGCGCGCCACAGAGCGCGGTCGAGAAGTCCGCGATCAAGAAAGTCGCCGTCCGGCTCGTCCCGTTCGTGGCGTTGATGTTCTTCATCAACTACCTCGACCGCACCGCCATCGGCTTCGCGGCGCCGAACGGCATGGAGTCCGACCTCGCCCTGTCGGCCGCCCAGTTCGGCTTCGCCTCCGGCGTGTTCTTCATCGGCTACATCCTGTTGGAGGTGCCGTCGAACCTCGCCCTGCACAAGTTCGGTGCCCGCAAGTGGCTCGCCCGCATCATGGTGACCTGGGGCATCGTGGCGTTGCTCTTCACCTGGGTGCAGAACTTCGAGCAGCTCGTCGCGCTGCGCTTCCTGCTCGGCGTCATGGAGGCCGGCTTCTTCCCCGGCGCGATCCTCTTCCTGAGCCTCTGGGTGCCTGCCGCCCACCGCAGCAAGATCCTCGCCCTCTTCTACCTGGCGCAGCCCCTCACCACCGTCATCGGTGCCCCGCTCGCCGGCTGGTTGATCAGCCACGACGGCGTCTTCTTCGGCCTCGAGGGCTGGCGCTTCATGTTCATGGGCGTCGCCATCCCCGCGATCGTCGTCGGCATCGTCGCCTGGTTCTACCTCAAGGACAAGCCCGCCGACGCCAAGTGGCTCACGAAGGAAGAACAGGTCTGGCTGACCCAGGCGCTGGTGAAGGAGGCCTCGACGAAGACGGGTGCCGTCTCGACCACCGGCAAGCACCCGGGCCTCGGCGTCGTCTTCAAGAACGGCCGCGTCTGGATGCTCTCGTTCATCTACTTCGGCTTCATCTACGGCCTCTACGCGCTCGCGTTCTTCCTGCCCACCATCATCGGCGGCTTCCAGGAGCAGTTCGGCACCGAGTTCACCGTCACCCAGCGCGGCTTCATCACGGCCATCCCCTACGTCCCCGCGGCCATCGCCCTCTACTTCTGGTCGCGTGACGCCTCGCGTCGCGGCCTCAAGACCTGGCACATCGTCATCCCCGCCGTCGTGGGCGGTCTGAGCATCCCGCTGGCGCTCTACGCACAGTCCCCCGCCCTCACCATCGCGGTGATCGCGGTCACCGCCATGGCGATCTTCGCGGCCCTGCCCAACTTCTGGACCCTGCCCACGCAGTTCCTGACCGGTGCCGCGGCGGCCGCGGGCATCGCGCTCATCAACACGGTCGGCAACCTCGCCGGCTTCAGCGCCCCGTACATCACGGGCCTGGTCACCGACGTCACCGGCGACTACCGGGTGCCGATGTTCATCGTCGGGTTCTTCATGCTGCTGTCGGCCGCGCTGATGATCGCGCTCAGCCGGATGAAGAAGCCCGAGGGCACCCTCAGCCCCCGCGAGCAGGCCGACCTGGCGGCGACCGCCGGGCTCGACTGA
- a CDS encoding dihydroxyacetone kinase family protein, with protein MTRLFNDPGDFADEMIDGFVAANQRWVRRVHGGVVRATRSAPGSVALVVGGGSGHYPAFGGLVGQGLAHGAALGNLFASPSWQQVRSVAKSAQNGGGVLLSYGNYAGDVLNFDKAQQKLIDEGIETRTVAVTDDISSASIADKHKRRGIAGDLTVFKSAAAAAEEGADLDDVVRVAVKANERTRSVGVAFSGCSLPGADEPLFTVPEGRMAVGMGIHGEPGIGETDVPTADGLAELLVEALLASDELPDGVDEARGRKVAVLLNGLGSVKYEELFVVYARVDALLREAGVEVVEPEVGELVTSFDMAGVSLTLFWLDDELERLWAAPVDAPAYKKGSVDVASRADDAEQEARVAIAIPPATPASRQAAQLVLSALEAVQATVEENVDELGRIDAVAGDGDHGIGMQRGVHAAVAAAREAVLAGAGAGTVLDLAGDAWSDRAGGTSGALWGAALASLGAAVGDEAAPDRASVSRGVSAATEAILEFGATVGDKTMVDVLVPFDAALSAAVDDGADLATAWATAAEVAVTAAAATADLLPKMGRARPHAEKSLGTPDAGATSLGLITRAVGRVLAPQPAA; from the coding sequence ATGACACGCCTCTTCAACGATCCGGGCGACTTCGCCGACGAGATGATCGACGGCTTCGTGGCCGCCAACCAGCGCTGGGTGCGACGGGTGCACGGCGGCGTGGTCCGGGCGACCCGCTCGGCCCCCGGCAGCGTGGCGCTCGTCGTCGGCGGTGGCTCGGGTCACTACCCGGCCTTCGGCGGACTCGTCGGGCAGGGGCTCGCCCACGGCGCCGCGCTCGGCAACCTCTTCGCCTCGCCCTCGTGGCAGCAGGTCAGGTCGGTGGCGAAGTCGGCCCAGAACGGCGGCGGCGTCCTGCTGAGCTACGGCAACTACGCCGGTGACGTCCTCAACTTCGACAAGGCCCAGCAGAAGCTGATCGACGAGGGCATCGAGACCCGGACGGTCGCCGTCACCGACGACATCTCGAGCGCGTCGATCGCCGACAAGCACAAGCGTCGTGGCATCGCCGGCGACCTCACCGTCTTCAAGTCCGCCGCGGCCGCCGCCGAGGAGGGCGCCGACCTCGACGACGTCGTCCGCGTCGCCGTCAAGGCGAACGAACGCACCCGCAGCGTCGGCGTGGCGTTCTCGGGCTGCTCGCTGCCGGGGGCCGACGAACCGCTCTTCACCGTGCCCGAGGGTCGCATGGCCGTCGGCATGGGCATCCACGGCGAGCCCGGCATCGGCGAGACCGACGTCCCCACGGCGGACGGCCTCGCCGAGCTGCTCGTCGAGGCGTTGCTCGCGAGCGACGAACTGCCCGACGGGGTCGACGAGGCACGCGGACGCAAGGTGGCCGTCCTGCTCAACGGACTCGGCTCGGTCAAGTACGAAGAACTCTTCGTCGTCTACGCCCGGGTCGACGCCCTGCTGCGCGAGGCGGGCGTCGAGGTCGTCGAGCCCGAGGTCGGCGAGCTCGTCACGAGCTTCGACATGGCCGGCGTCTCGCTGACCCTGTTCTGGCTCGACGACGAGCTCGAGCGCCTCTGGGCGGCCCCGGTCGACGCACCCGCCTACAAGAAGGGCTCCGTCGACGTCGCGTCGCGGGCGGACGACGCCGAGCAGGAGGCGCGGGTCGCCATCGCGATCCCGCCCGCGACCCCGGCGTCCCGGCAGGCCGCCCAGCTGGTGCTGAGCGCCCTCGAGGCGGTGCAGGCCACGGTCGAGGAGAACGTCGACGAGCTCGGACGCATCGACGCCGTCGCCGGGGACGGCGACCACGGCATCGGCATGCAGCGCGGGGTCCACGCCGCCGTCGCCGCCGCCCGCGAGGCCGTGCTCGCCGGTGCGGGGGCGGGCACCGTCCTCGACCTCGCCGGCGACGCCTGGTCCGATCGGGCCGGGGGCACCTCCGGAGCCCTCTGGGGTGCCGCCCTCGCGAGCCTCGGCGCGGCCGTGGGCGACGAGGCGGCCCCGGACCGCGCCTCCGTGTCCCGCGGCGTCTCCGCCGCGACCGAGGCGATCCTCGAGTTCGGCGCCACGGTCGGCGACAAGACCATGGTCGACGTGCTCGTCCCCTTCGACGCGGCCCTCTCCGCGGCGGTCGACGACGGGGCCGACCTCGCCACGGCCTGGGCCACCGCGGCCGAGGTCGCCGTGACGGCGGCCGCGGCGACGGCCGACCTCCTGCCCAAGATGGGCCGCGCCCGGCCGCACGCCGAGAAGAGCCTCGGCACGCCCGACGCCGGCGCCACCTCGCTCGGGCTCATCACGCGGGCCGTCGGACGCGTCCTCGCGCCGCAGCCCGCCGCGTGA
- a CDS encoding ribose-5-phosphate isomerase has product MADQLRIVVGSDDAGYDYKEVLKKDLEANDGVASVTDVGVAADGHTAYPHVAVEAARMVADGRADRAILICGTGLGVAIAANKVPGIRAVTAHDTFSVERAVLSNDAQVLCMGQRVIGVELMRRLAKEFLTYRFDTSSASAEKVAAICGYDGSGERVGIDAA; this is encoded by the coding sequence ATGGCTGACCAGCTGCGCATCGTCGTCGGATCGGACGACGCCGGGTACGACTACAAAGAGGTCCTCAAGAAGGACCTCGAGGCGAACGACGGCGTGGCGAGCGTCACCGACGTCGGGGTCGCCGCCGACGGCCACACCGCCTACCCGCACGTCGCCGTCGAGGCGGCCCGCATGGTCGCCGACGGCCGCGCCGACCGCGCGATCCTGATCTGCGGCACCGGGCTCGGCGTCGCCATCGCGGCCAACAAGGTGCCCGGCATCCGGGCGGTGACCGCGCACGACACGTTCTCGGTCGAACGCGCCGTCCTCTCGAACGACGCCCAGGTGCTCTGCATGGGCCAGCGCGTGATCGGCGTCGAGCTCATGCGCCGCCTGGCGAAGGAGTTCCTCACCTACCGCTTCGACACCTCGAGCGCCTCGGCCGAGAAGGTCGCGGCCATCTGTGGCTACGACGGGTCGGGCGAGCGCGTCGGCATCGACGCGGCGTGA
- a CDS encoding triose-phosphate isomerase family protein, whose protein sequence is MSDPVTAPVRPSPARFTIGVSLKMYFSHARTLAWSTEVAEIARRHPAVRRGVVDLFVVPTFPSLVPVQEALAGTSVRLGAQDLATDDSGAFTGEVSGAELAEIGCTLAEIGHAERRTLFHEDDAVVAAKTAAALRHGITPLLCVGEADETSPALAALEVTQQIDLALAAADEARLPGALVVAYEPLWAIGAPVPASAGHITAVVAAVEDHLAGLADRAGSRVIYGGSAGPGLLTGLGGQVRGLFLGRFAHDASAVERILDEALALALDEAPALDETPAPDAARRDEVAS, encoded by the coding sequence GTGAGCGATCCGGTGACCGCCCCCGTCCGGCCCTCCCCGGCCCGCTTCACGATCGGGGTGAGCCTCAAGATGTACTTCTCGCACGCGAGGACCCTCGCGTGGAGCACCGAGGTGGCCGAGATCGCGCGGCGCCACCCGGCCGTCCGGCGGGGCGTCGTCGACCTGTTCGTCGTGCCGACGTTCCCGTCGCTCGTCCCCGTGCAGGAGGCGCTGGCCGGCACCTCGGTCCGCCTCGGTGCCCAGGACCTCGCGACCGACGACTCGGGCGCCTTCACGGGCGAGGTGAGCGGCGCCGAGCTGGCCGAGATCGGCTGCACCCTCGCCGAGATCGGCCACGCCGAACGGCGGACGCTCTTCCACGAGGACGACGCGGTCGTCGCGGCCAAGACGGCGGCGGCGCTGCGCCACGGCATCACTCCGCTGCTCTGCGTGGGCGAGGCCGACGAGACGTCGCCCGCCCTCGCCGCGCTCGAGGTGACGCAGCAGATCGACCTCGCCCTGGCGGCAGCCGACGAGGCCCGCCTCCCGGGTGCCCTCGTCGTGGCGTACGAGCCGCTCTGGGCGATCGGCGCACCGGTGCCGGCGTCCGCGGGCCACATCACCGCGGTGGTCGCGGCCGTCGAGGACCACCTCGCCGGGCTGGCCGATCGCGCCGGCAGCCGGGTGATCTACGGCGGCAGCGCCGGTCCGGGGCTGCTGACCGGTCTGGGCGGCCAGGTCCGTGGGCTGTTCCTCGGTCGCTTCGCCCACGACGCCTCCGCGGTGGAGCGCATCCTCGACGAGGCGCTCGCACTCGCGCTCGATGAGGCACCCGCACTCGACGAGACGCCGGCCCCCGACGCCGCACGCCGGGACGAGGTGGCCTCGTGA
- a CDS encoding sugar phosphate isomerase/epimerase family protein has translation MIGLSTYAYFWRGSDLVPQPMTLDDMLRDTAAQGVRLFQICDYEALTGYTDEQLAALRDLADELGLTLELGTRGTGPTVLRTWLRLAVALRASLVRSMWTAGDDRPDAAETERRLREVLPEYEEAGVTLALETYEQVGSTELVAVVRAVASPRLGIVLDPANTVANLEHPADVTARCLPFVANWHVKDFAFSRKDGWVGFALTSTPLGEGRLDYDGIRAALDARDGGTSPVNQVVEHWLPWQGDPETTTRLEAEWTTRTISELRSKNND, from the coding sequence GTGATCGGCCTCAGCACCTACGCGTACTTCTGGCGGGGCAGCGACCTCGTCCCGCAGCCGATGACGCTCGACGACATGCTGCGTGACACGGCCGCGCAGGGCGTCCGGCTGTTCCAGATCTGCGACTACGAGGCCCTGACCGGCTACACCGACGAGCAGCTCGCCGCGCTGCGCGACCTCGCCGACGAGCTCGGGCTGACGCTCGAACTCGGCACCCGGGGCACCGGGCCGACCGTCCTGCGGACGTGGCTGCGCCTCGCCGTCGCGTTGCGCGCCTCCTTGGTCCGCAGCATGTGGACGGCGGGCGACGACCGTCCCGACGCGGCCGAGACCGAGCGCCGGCTGCGCGAGGTGCTGCCCGAGTACGAGGAGGCGGGGGTCACCCTCGCCCTCGAGACCTACGAGCAGGTCGGTTCGACCGAGCTCGTGGCCGTCGTGCGGGCGGTCGCCAGCCCGCGGCTCGGCATCGTGCTCGACCCGGCCAACACCGTCGCGAACCTGGAGCACCCGGCCGACGTGACCGCGCGCTGCCTGCCGTTCGTCGCCAACTGGCACGTCAAGGACTTCGCCTTCTCACGGAAGGACGGCTGGGTCGGCTTCGCGCTCACCAGCACGCCCCTCGGCGAGGGCCGCCTCGACTACGACGGCATCCGTGCCGCGCTCGACGCCCGCGACGGCGGCACCAGCCCCGTCAACCAGGTCGTCGAGCACTGGCTGCCCTGGCAGGGCGATCCCGAGACCACCACGCGGCTCGAAGCCGAGTGGACGACACGAACCATCTCTGAACTAAGGAGCAAGAACAATGACTGA
- a CDS encoding phosphogluconate dehydrogenase C-terminal domain-containing protein: MTDTLDTTAPESTVTYADGQGSSDVTVAVIGAGGKMGQRVSNNLAKSAYTTLYSEASPAGVELIESLGRSVTATDVAVADADVVILAVPDVVLGKVSEQVVPAMKTGAVILTLDPAAAYAGLLAVREDIHYAVAHPCHPSVFLERTTKEEWADTFGGVAAPQEVVAALEGVAEDSPVRELMTQVISTIYAPVIAVHYVTVKQLAVLEPTLVETMACMIGAFLKEALEETVDGVGVPYEAARAMLYGHTWIALTNGLRGSNPFSDACHIAMDYGRESIVRDDWKKIFDDSQLDSVIARMLKIDAVRR; this comes from the coding sequence ATGACTGACACCCTCGACACGACCGCCCCCGAGAGCACCGTCACGTACGCCGACGGCCAGGGCTCGTCCGACGTCACCGTCGCCGTCATCGGCGCCGGCGGCAAGATGGGCCAGCGCGTCTCGAACAACCTCGCCAAGAGCGCGTACACGACCCTCTACAGCGAGGCGTCGCCCGCCGGCGTCGAGCTGATCGAGTCGCTCGGCCGCTCGGTCACCGCGACCGACGTGGCCGTGGCGGACGCCGACGTGGTCATCCTGGCCGTGCCCGACGTGGTGCTCGGCAAGGTCTCCGAGCAGGTCGTCCCGGCGATGAAGACCGGCGCCGTCATCCTCACCCTCGACCCCGCGGCCGCGTACGCGGGCCTGCTCGCCGTGCGCGAGGACATCCACTACGCGGTGGCGCACCCCTGCCACCCCAGCGTGTTCCTCGAGCGCACCACGAAGGAGGAGTGGGCCGACACCTTCGGTGGCGTGGCCGCCCCGCAGGAGGTCGTCGCCGCGCTCGAGGGCGTGGCCGAGGACTCGCCCGTCCGCGAGCTCATGACGCAGGTCATCTCGACGATCTACGCACCCGTCATCGCCGTGCACTACGTGACGGTCAAGCAGCTGGCCGTGCTCGAGCCGACCTTGGTCGAGACGATGGCCTGCATGATCGGGGCGTTCCTGAAGGAGGCGCTCGAGGAGACCGTCGACGGCGTCGGGGTCCCCTACGAGGCCGCTCGCGCGATGCTCTACGGCCACACCTGGATCGCGCTGACGAACGGCCTGCGCGGCTCGAACCCGTTCAGCGACGCCTGCCACATCGCCATGGACTACGGCCGCGAGTCGATCGTCCGCGACGACTGGAAGAAGATCTTCGACGACAGCCAGCTCGACTCGGTCATCGCGCGCATGCTGAAGATCGACGCCGTCCGCCGCTAG
- a CDS encoding Dabb family protein: MADTDEIVHVVLVEWAEGAPADVAEQATRLSTEHLTGIDGVLSVSSGESFSPEQLEAGFDWMLVVRFRDAAARDGYLPHPSHQPVASYLGDASARVVVFDVAA; this comes from the coding sequence ATGGCCGACACGGACGAGATCGTGCACGTGGTGTTGGTCGAGTGGGCCGAGGGGGCCCCGGCCGACGTGGCCGAGCAGGCGACGCGGCTGTCGACCGAGCACCTGACCGGCATCGACGGCGTGCTGTCGGTGTCGAGTGGCGAGAGCTTCAGCCCCGAGCAGCTCGAGGCCGGCTTCGACTGGATGCTCGTGGTGCGCTTCCGTGACGCCGCGGCCCGCGACGGCTACCTGCCGCACCCCTCGCACCAGCCGGTGGCGAGCTACCTCGGCGACGCGTCCGCCCGGGTCGTCGTCTTCGACGTCGCGGCCTGA